One Pyrus communis chromosome 13, drPyrComm1.1, whole genome shotgun sequence genomic window carries:
- the LOC137713357 gene encoding uncharacterized protein At5g41620, producing MHRASHTNGGGGDGSGGGAPPPRLRHLQLHHHHPSRDKKALDLSHFLADNCPSSPDQPESASSLRRHIAASLMQHHRTIERNRLNNHILQPASPASYGSSLEVAPYNPAVTPSSSLDFKGRIGESHYNLKTSTELLQVLNRIWSLEEQHASNIALIKALKTELDHARVKIKELLRVRQADRHELDDLVKQISEDKLVRKNKEQDRIHAAVQSVRDELEDEKKLRKRSESLHRKLARELSEVKSSLTNSVKELERERKLRKLLEDLCDEFAKGIKEYEQEVHSLKQKTDKDWTGRSDRDRLILHVSESWLDERMQMQLEEAECGVSGKNSIVDKLSLEIETFLRAKHMNTPKKTENLMTRNRRNSMESVPLNEVVSAPQDAGEEEDDSLGSDSNCFELNKPTNSDFTLLGDEAVNNHIEEKVRLDPSKKNSVSSDRVRSRSPSCLQVKFEEQMAWAMSCNGNKKSQMENPEQGKTEEGKPPEISTSQKSERCVATEDTAYRKGNKQDEIHVSNSNHMAENLIRSQLVMSDGGGNVNEASCSNTGWRNQASPVRQWMARLASPVCDMSESSSKLPPGVRENTLKAKLLEARSRGQWTRSKASKTTSKSSERVN from the exons ATGCACAGGGCTTCTCACACTAATGGTGGTGGCGGCGATGGCAGTGGTGGTGGTGCTCCACCTCCTAGGCTGAGACACCTTCAGCTCCATCACCACCACCCCAGCAGAGACAAGAAGGCTCTTGATCTTTCTCACTTTTTGGCTGATAATTGTCCTAGTTCTCCGGACCAG CCAGAAAGTGCAAGCAGTTTAAGGAGGCATATTGCAGCATCGTTGATGCAACATCATCGAACGATTGAAAGGAACAGATTGAACAATCACATTTTGCAGCCTGCATCGCCTGCAAGCTACGGTAGTTCCCTGGAG GTGGCTCCGTATAACCCTGCAGTCACCCCTAGCAGTTCTTTGGACTTTAAGGGAAGGATTGGCGAATCACACTATAATCTTAAAACATCTACAGAACTGCTACAAGTTTTGAACCGGATTTGGAGCTTGGAGGAACAGCATGCATCTAATATAGCATTGATAAAAGCGTTGAAAACAGAGTTGGATCATGCTCGTGTTAAGATCAAAGAGTTGCTTCGGGTTAGGCAAGCTGATCGACATGAGCTAGATGATTTGGTGAAACAAATTTCAGAAGATAAACTAGTTAGGAAGAACAAAGAACAGGATCGAATCCATGCTGCAGTTCAGTCCGTCAGGGATGAGCTAGAAGATGAGAAGAAGTTAAGAAAACGATCGGAAAGCCTACACAGGAAGTTAGCGAGGGAGCTTTCTGAGGTCAAATCTTCTCTTACTAATTCTGTGAAAGAGCTTGAAAGAGAGCGGAAATTAAGGAAGTTGTTAGAAGACCTATGTGATGAGTTTGCTAAGGGAATAAAAGAATATGAGCAAGAGGTGCATTCTTTAAAACAGAAGACTGACAAGGATTGGACCGGAAGGTCTGACCGTGATAGATTGATACTCCATGTATCTGAATCGTGGTTGGATGAGCGGATGCAGATGCAGCTAGAAGAAGCCGAGTGTGGCGTTTCAGGAAAAAACTCAATAGTGGACAAGTTAAGCCTTGAAATAGAGACCTTTCTTAGAGCTAAACATATGAACACtccaaagaaaacagaaaatctGATGACAAGAAACCGTAGGAATTCAATGGAATCTGTCCCTCTGAATGAGGTTGTGAGTGCGCCTCAAGACGCaggtgaagaagaagatgattctTTAGGAAGTGATTCAAATTGTTTTGAGCTCAATAAGCCGACCAACAGTGACTTCACATTGCTTGGGGATGAAGCTGTCAATAATCATATCGAGGAAAAGGTTAGATTGGATCCCTCAAAGAAAAACTCGGTCTCTTCTGACAGGGTAAGAAGTCGGAGTCCCTCCTGCTTGCAAGTGAAGTTTGAAGAACAGATGGCTTGGGCCATGTCATGTAATGGAAATAAAAAGTCCCAGATGGAGAATCCAGAGCAGGGGAAAACTGAAGAAGGGAAGCCGCCCGAAATAAGCACATCCCAGAAATCTGAACGTTGTGTAGCCACTGAAGACACCGCTTACAGAAAAGGAAATAAACAAGATGAAATTCATGTTTCAAATTCGAATCACATGGCTGAAAACCTTATAAGAAGTCAACTAGTGATGTCGGATGGTGGGGGGAATGTAAATGAGGCTTCCTGCAGTAATACTGGCTGGAGGAATCAGGCTAGTCCAGTAAGACAGTGGATGGCGAGACTCGCATCACCAGTTTGTGACATGTCCGAGTCTTCTTCAAAGTTGCCTCCAGGGGTAAGGGAGAACACCCTGAAGGCAAAGCTTCTTGAAGCAAGGTCAAGGGGACAATGGACACGTTCAAAAGCTTCCAAAACCACATCTAAATCATCCGAAAGGGTTAACTGA
- the LOC137713475 gene encoding uncharacterized protein, with translation MAATASFRWILRLHKDVPQAARFYAQGLDFTVDVCTLRWAELKSGPLKLALMQSPNDHVMQKGMGNSSLLSFTVTDINQSVTKLMALGAELDGPIKYEIHGKVASMRCIDGHMLGLYEPA, from the exons ATGGCAGCAACGGCGTCATTTAGGTGGATACTGCGGCTGCACAAGGACGTACCGCAAGCTGCTCGGTTCTATGCGCAAGGCTTGGACTTCACCGTCGATGTCTGTACTCTTCGCTGGGCGGAGCTGAAATCCGGCCCACTCAAACTCGCTCTCATGCAATCCCCCAA TGATCATGTAATGCAGAAGGGAATGGGAAACTCTTCACTTCTGTCTTTCACGGTGACTGACATTAATCAATCAGTGACGAAATTAATGGCATTAGGCGCTGAACTAGATGGTCCTATCAAGTACGAAATCCATGGCAAG GTTGCGTCGATGCGCTGTATTGACGGGCACATGCTAGGCCTCTACGAACCTGCCTAG
- the LOC137713474 gene encoding uncharacterized protein has translation MGSSAKLGLEMFEVGPCEDAYTMGFLIGQRFSDMIKSRLASDLILHNQLLPFAQTPEFQPLVQSLTENNRNKFPGYWEELVGTADGSGVPILDIILINFRKEILPLLPKTMAMNQSIDTPDDCSDVLVVSDSMAVVAHNEDANVALVGHTYLIKGTLSNGISFIAYTYAGELPSCAFGLNTHGLTFTLNSVPPSENEIVAGGIGRNFVSRDLLEASSIDDALCRIKSSEVSVGHSYNLIEMRTRKIMNVETASRKRVSVYEVGATPFFHANMYLHLQVNQLQDENSIARQSRAAALHKRSKDNFLSLLGDTDDPKYPIYMIGPLLYTLCTAVIDLDEQTLSIVEGNPRKGKISHIFSTCTEDFKMP, from the exons ATGGGGAGCTCTGCAAAACTAGGGTTGGAGATGTTTGAAGTTGGACCCTGTGAAGATGCTTACACAATGGGCTTCCTAATTGGCCAGAGATTTTCAGACATGATAAAGAGCAGGCTGGCCTCAGACCTCATTCTTCACAACCAACTCCTCCCTTTTGCTCAAACCCCAGAGTTTCAGCCACTTGTCCAGTCTCTAACGGAAAATAACCGCAACAAGTTTCCGGGATATTGGGAGGAGCTCGTTGGCACTGCGGATGGAAGTGGAGTTCCAATTCTTGAT ATAATACTAATCAACTTCAGAAAAGAGATTCTTCCGCTTCTTCCAAAGACCATGGCGATGAATCAGAGTATTGATACGCCGGATGACTGCTCGGATGTTCTTGTTGTTAGTGATTCCATGGCAGTTGTGGCACACAATGAGGACGCAAATGTTGCCCTGGTTGGCCACAC CTATTTGATAAAGGGGACTCTGTCAAATGGGATATCATTCATTGCTTACACTTATGCAGGAGAGCTCCCTAGCTGTGCATTTGGGCTCAACACTCATGGACTG ACTTTTACGCTGAATTCAGTTCCCCCATCGGAAAATGAGATTGTTGCCGGAGGCATTGGGAGGAACTTTGTTTCACGAGACCTCCTTGAAGCATCAAGCATCGACGACGCATTATGT AGAATTAAATCATCAGAAGTATCTGTTGGACATAGTTACAATTTGATCGAGATGAGGACACGCAAAATTATGAACGTAGAAACTGCTTCAAGAAAACGGGTTTCGGTTTATGAGGTTGGGGCAACACCATTCTTCCATGCAAACATGTATCTCCATCTCCAAGTTAATCAG TTACAAGATGAAAACTCAATAGCAAGGCAAAGCAGAGCAGCTGCGCTACATAAAAGATCGAAAGACAATTTCCTATCACTCCTAGGAGATACGGATGACCCGAAATATCCAATCTACATGATAG GTCCATTGCTTTATACTCTATGCACGGCCGTGATAGACTTGGACGAACAAACACTGTCGATAGTTGAAGGGAAcccaagaaaaggaaaaatctctcACATCTTCTCTACGTGCACGGAAGATTTCAAGATGCCATAA